In Zea mays cultivar B73 chromosome 7, Zm-B73-REFERENCE-NAM-5.0, whole genome shotgun sequence, the following proteins share a genomic window:
- the LOC103632331 gene encoding CCR4-NOT transcription complex subunit 1-like, whose product MEAKAKEFNEVIQEQYYPWFAQYMVMKRASIEPNFHDLYLKFFDKVNSKSLNKEILKATYENCKVLLRSDLIKSSSEERSLLKT is encoded by the exons ATGGAAGCTAAGGCAAAGGAATTTAATGAGGTCATACAGGAACAATATTATCCTTGGTTTGCACAATACATGGTCATGAAAAG GGCAAGCATTGAACCAAATTTCCATGatctgtatctgaagttctttgaTAAAGTAAACTCAAAATCCTTGAACAAGGAAATACTGAAAGCCACATATGAGAACTGCAAG GTCTTGTTAAGATCAGACCTTATCAAATCTAGTTCCGAGGAGCGCTCCTTGCTAAAAACCTAG